In the genome of Kitasatospora cathayae, one region contains:
- a CDS encoding NUDIX hydrolase — MARIEFTAEIAELLRKVRRRPTAGWPWRPGEQVPDGLPVKQSWGWLFAPDGRVLTLVNPRDGICSLPGGSLEPEDGGDPAAALAREAGEEAQAVIGRPYYLGYLYDRVGSANGGHECARVRMAAALRAVGPSAADPASGRHYRRLLVAPGLAVELLGWGAPGLRQARAAVATAVRWLGVPAAANETIEELPVEGCTVFPGPVYPGGGRVPGR; from the coding sequence ATGGCCCGGATCGAGTTCACGGCGGAGATCGCCGAGCTGCTCAGGAAGGTGCGCCGGCGTCCCACGGCGGGCTGGCCCTGGCGGCCGGGCGAGCAGGTGCCGGACGGGTTGCCGGTGAAGCAGTCCTGGGGCTGGCTGTTCGCCCCGGACGGGCGGGTTCTGACCCTGGTGAACCCCAGGGACGGCATCTGCTCGCTGCCCGGCGGCTCGTTGGAGCCCGAGGACGGCGGGGATCCCGCGGCCGCCCTGGCCCGGGAGGCGGGGGAGGAGGCCCAGGCCGTGATCGGCCGGCCGTACTACCTCGGCTACCTCTACGACCGGGTCGGCTCGGCGAACGGCGGGCACGAGTGCGCGCGGGTCCGGATGGCGGCGGCGCTGCGGGCGGTCGGACCGAGCGCGGCCGACCCGGCCTCGGGCCGGCACTACCGGCGGCTGCTGGTCGCGCCGGGCCTCGCGGTCGAACTGCTGGGCTGGGGTGCGCCCGGACTGCGCCAGGCCCGGGCGGCGGTCGCCACCGCCGTGCGCTGGCTCGGCGTGCCCGCCGCCGCGAACGAGACGATCGAGGAGCTGCCGGTCGAGGGCTGCACGGTCTTCCCCGGCCCTGTGTACCCGGGCGGCGGACGCGTCCCGGGGCGCTGA
- a CDS encoding exonuclease SbcCD subunit D, which yields MRLLHTSDWHLGRSFHRESLHDAQRAFLDHLVAVVRSEGVDAVLVAGDVYDRALPGLDAVALFDDVLHRLADLGVPTVFISGNHDSARRLGVGAGLIGRAGIHLRTDPGECAEPVLLADEHGPVAVYGLPYLEPTLVRERFGLAKGGHAAVLGAAMDQVRADLATRPEGTRAVVLAHAFVTGGAPSDSERDIAVGGVAAVPASVFDGVHYAALGHLHGCQTLAPHLRYSGSPLAYSFSEVRQRKTMWLVDLAADGSVTAERVDCPQPRPLATLRDTLESLLTKEEYAEHEQSWVQATLTDAARPSEPMEKLRRRFPHTLQLLFDPEDGGAEPSRSYAARVSGRDDLEIAEGFLRHVRPGAGPEPDELDWLREGFERVREGADRKADLPR from the coding sequence ATGCGACTGCTGCATACCTCCGACTGGCATCTCGGGCGTTCGTTCCACCGGGAGAGCCTGCACGACGCCCAGCGCGCCTTCCTGGACCACCTGGTGGCGGTGGTCCGGTCCGAGGGCGTGGACGCCGTGCTGGTCGCCGGGGACGTGTACGACCGGGCGCTGCCGGGCCTGGACGCGGTCGCGCTCTTCGACGACGTGCTGCACCGGCTGGCCGACCTCGGCGTGCCGACGGTCTTCATCAGCGGCAACCACGACTCGGCCCGCCGCCTCGGGGTCGGCGCCGGCCTGATCGGCCGGGCCGGGATCCACCTGCGGACGGACCCGGGCGAGTGCGCCGAGCCCGTGCTGCTGGCGGACGAGCACGGCCCGGTGGCGGTGTACGGGTTGCCGTACCTGGAGCCGACGCTGGTGCGCGAGCGGTTCGGGCTGGCCAAGGGCGGGCACGCGGCGGTGCTCGGCGCGGCGATGGACCAGGTCCGGGCCGATCTGGCGACGCGCCCCGAGGGGACCAGGGCGGTGGTGCTGGCGCACGCCTTCGTCACCGGCGGCGCCCCGAGCGACAGCGAGCGGGACATCGCGGTCGGCGGGGTCGCCGCCGTGCCCGCCTCGGTGTTCGACGGGGTGCACTACGCGGCCCTGGGCCACCTGCACGGCTGCCAGACCCTCGCCCCGCACCTGCGCTACAGCGGCTCCCCGCTCGCCTACTCCTTCTCCGAGGTGCGCCAGCGCAAGACCATGTGGCTGGTCGACCTCGCGGCCGACGGCTCGGTGACGGCCGAGCGGGTCGACTGCCCGCAGCCGCGCCCGCTCGCCACCCTGCGCGACACGCTGGAGTCGCTGCTCACCAAGGAGGAGTACGCCGAGCACGAGCAGTCCTGGGTGCAGGCCACGCTCACCGACGCGGCCCGCCCGAGCGAGCCGATGGAGAAGCTGCGCCGTCGCTTCCCGCACACCCTCCAGCTGCTGTTCGACCCCGAGGACGGCGGGGCCGAGCCGTCCCGGTCGTACGCGGCCCGGGTCAGCGGCCGGGACGACCTGGAGATCGCCGAGGGCTTCCTCCGGCACGTCCGCCCCGGTGCCGGGCCGGAGCCGGACGAGCTCGACTGGCTGCGCGAGGGCTTCGAGCGCGTCCGCGAGGGCGCCGACCGGAAGGCGGACCTGCCCCGATGA
- a CDS encoding AAA family ATPase, which produces MRLHKLTITAFGPFAGSETVDFDALAAGGLFLLRGATGAGKSSVLDAVCFALYGETPNARRANRLRSDHADPKRLTQVELELTLGGRRLQITRLPEQRRPKKVGTGTTVERPQTLLREWAADAGDGTPGWRPVSKSHQEAGEEIHRLIGMSREQFCQVVLLPQGDFAKFLKGDSEERGKLLRRLFDTERYGLVESWLAEQRRAQESAVQAGRRRLRDLASKAEQAAGPAAEPVGAWVPAEDGDADLTAGVLGWAAILRSGAAEQLAVAEAALAGAEAAQRAAQHEREAAEELAGRQRRHREALAEAERLAGFEPAAARDRQRLAAAQEAVGVESALRLREGAAEAFGRARETEQRLREALARAEGGGQLPAGADAAELAEAELRLRAEVVRLEAARAEERRCTELAREQHALTQDRRGAEELAEEAEDWLAEFDGELGRLEEQQERAQAASTRVEQLDGQRVELTARLAAARERDGLLAEIAAAEPKVAELRTAALDAREFSLDLRDRRLAGMAAELAEQLRSGEACRVCGSPEHPAPAEAAEGARVSAEDEERAGRAQAAAERVWGEADQALTALRVREATAAGAAGPESTEVLARSLAELEREHRTARHEAEALGRVGQEIARLSQDRARRLDELHEAKERAAVLTDRLAKLDDEQRELTARVAAARGEAASVADRAASLTGLAEAVAAAAAAARTASEARARLDGAEEELGKAAAAAGFPDAGAALAVLLPRAERERLEARLERHRAESAAVRHELALPELAEAASRPPVDLPAAAVALDAATDRLGRAHAARSAAQERCAALAAIGWQLGDLAAELGPALERYGRINRLAALAAGTSTENRLRMRLESYVLAARLEQVAAAASDRLVRMSGGRYTLVHSDDRGTGNKRSGLALRVVDAWTGTERDTATLSGGESFFASLSLALGLADVVTDEAGGMPLDTLFIDEGFGTLDEQSLEEVMDVLDGLRERDRAVGIVSHVADLRSRIPAQLLVRKGRHGSTLALAGREDA; this is translated from the coding sequence ATGAGGCTGCACAAACTCACCATCACCGCCTTCGGCCCGTTCGCGGGCAGCGAGACGGTGGACTTCGACGCGCTCGCCGCCGGCGGACTGTTCCTGCTGCGCGGCGCGACCGGCGCGGGCAAGAGCAGCGTGCTGGACGCGGTCTGCTTCGCCCTGTACGGCGAGACGCCCAACGCCCGCCGGGCCAACCGGCTGCGCAGCGACCACGCCGATCCCAAGCGGCTGACCCAGGTGGAGCTGGAGCTGACGTTGGGCGGGCGGCGGCTGCAGATCACCCGGCTGCCCGAGCAGCGCCGGCCGAAGAAGGTCGGCACCGGCACCACCGTCGAGCGCCCGCAGACCCTGCTGCGCGAGTGGGCCGCCGACGCGGGCGACGGCACGCCCGGCTGGCGGCCGGTCAGCAAGTCGCACCAGGAGGCCGGCGAGGAGATCCACCGGCTGATCGGCATGAGCCGGGAGCAGTTCTGCCAGGTGGTGCTGCTGCCCCAGGGCGACTTCGCCAAGTTCCTCAAGGGCGACTCGGAGGAGCGCGGCAAGTTGCTGCGCCGCCTCTTCGACACCGAGCGCTACGGACTGGTCGAGTCCTGGCTCGCCGAGCAGCGCCGTGCCCAGGAGAGCGCCGTCCAGGCCGGCCGGCGCCGGCTGCGCGACCTCGCCAGCAAGGCCGAGCAGGCGGCCGGGCCCGCCGCCGAGCCCGTCGGCGCGTGGGTGCCGGCCGAGGACGGTGACGCGGACCTGACGGCCGGAGTGCTCGGCTGGGCGGCGATCCTGCGCAGCGGCGCGGCCGAGCAGCTCGCCGTCGCCGAGGCCGCGCTCGCGGGCGCCGAGGCGGCGCAGCGGGCGGCCCAGCACGAGCGCGAGGCCGCCGAGGAGCTGGCCGGTCGGCAGCGCCGGCACCGGGAGGCGCTGGCCGAGGCCGAGCGGCTGGCCGGGTTCGAGCCGGCCGCGGCGCGGGACCGCCAGCGGCTGGCGGCCGCCCAGGAGGCGGTCGGCGTGGAGTCCGCGCTGCGGCTGCGGGAGGGCGCGGCCGAGGCGTTCGGGCGGGCCCGCGAGACGGAGCAGCGGCTCCGGGAGGCGCTCGCCCGGGCGGAGGGCGGCGGGCAGCTGCCCGCCGGGGCCGACGCCGCCGAGCTGGCCGAGGCCGAGCTACGGCTGCGCGCCGAGGTGGTCCGGCTGGAGGCGGCCCGGGCGGAGGAGCGGCGCTGCACCGAACTCGCCCGCGAGCAGCACGCCTTGACGCAGGACCGGCGCGGCGCCGAGGAACTGGCCGAGGAGGCCGAGGACTGGCTGGCCGAATTCGACGGCGAGCTCGGCCGGTTGGAGGAACAGCAGGAGCGGGCCCAGGCGGCGAGCACCCGGGTCGAGCAACTGGACGGGCAGCGCGTCGAGTTGACCGCTCGCCTGGCTGCGGCCCGGGAGCGGGACGGCCTGCTCGCCGAGATCGCGGCCGCCGAGCCGAAGGTCGCCGAGCTGCGCACGGCCGCGTTGGATGCCCGCGAGTTCAGCCTGGACCTGCGAGACCGCCGTCTCGCGGGCATGGCCGCCGAGCTGGCCGAGCAGCTGCGCTCCGGGGAGGCCTGCCGGGTCTGCGGCTCGCCCGAGCACCCGGCACCCGCCGAGGCCGCCGAGGGCGCCCGGGTGAGCGCCGAGGACGAGGAGCGGGCCGGCCGGGCCCAGGCCGCCGCCGAGCGGGTCTGGGGCGAGGCCGACCAGGCGCTGACCGCGCTGCGGGTGCGCGAGGCGACCGCCGCCGGAGCCGCCGGGCCGGAGAGTACGGAGGTGCTCGCGCGATCGCTCGCCGAGCTGGAGCGCGAGCACCGCACCGCGCGCCACGAGGCGGAGGCGCTCGGCCGGGTCGGGCAGGAGATCGCCCGGCTGTCGCAGGACCGCGCCCGCCGGCTGGACGAGCTGCACGAGGCCAAGGAGCGCGCCGCCGTGCTCACCGACCGGCTGGCGAAGCTGGACGACGAGCAGCGGGAGCTGACCGCCAGGGTCGCGGCCGCCCGGGGCGAGGCCGCCTCGGTGGCCGACCGGGCCGCGTCGCTGACCGGGCTCGCCGAGGCGGTCGCCGCGGCCGCCGCGGCCGCCCGGACGGCGTCGGAGGCGCGGGCCCGGCTGGACGGGGCCGAGGAGGAACTCGGCAAGGCCGCCGCCGCGGCGGGCTTCCCGGACGCCGGGGCGGCGCTCGCCGTGCTGCTGCCGCGCGCGGAGCGGGAACGGCTGGAGGCCCGGCTGGAGCGGCACCGCGCCGAGTCGGCCGCCGTCCGGCACGAGCTGGCGCTGCCCGAACTGGCTGAGGCGGCGTCCCGTCCGCCGGTCGACCTGCCCGCCGCCGCGGTCGCGCTCGACGCCGCCACCGACCGGCTCGGCCGGGCGCACGCGGCCCGGTCCGCAGCCCAGGAGCGCTGCGCGGCACTCGCCGCGATCGGGTGGCAGCTGGGCGACCTCGCCGCCGAGCTGGGCCCGGCGCTGGAGCGGTACGGGCGGATCAACCGGCTCGCCGCGCTGGCCGCCGGCACCTCCACCGAGAACCGGCTGCGGATGCGCCTGGAGTCGTACGTCCTGGCGGCCCGGCTGGAGCAGGTCGCGGCGGCGGCCAGCGACCGGCTGGTCCGGATGTCCGGCGGCCGCTACACCCTGGTGCACAGCGACGACCGGGGCACCGGCAACAAGCGCTCCGGCCTGGCCCTGCGGGTGGTCGACGCCTGGACGGGCACTGAGCGGGACACCGCGACCCTCTCCGGCGGCGAGAGCTTCTTCGCCTCGCTCTCCCTCGCCCTCGGCCTGGCCGACGTGGTCACCGACGAGGCGGGCGGGATGCCGTTGGACACCCTGTTCATCGACGAGGGCTTCGGCACCCTGGACGAGCAGTCCCTGGAAGAGGTGATGGACGTCCTCGACGGCCTGCGCGAGCGGGACCGCGCGGTCGGCATCGTCAGCCACGTCGCCGATCTGCGCAGCCGCATCCCCGCCCAGCTGCTGGTCCGCAAGGGCCGCCACGGCTCCACCCTCGCCCTGGCCGGACGGGAGGACGCGTAA
- a CDS encoding DUF1990 family protein, which translates to MDGDLPQRLRAARAAEPTYPEVGATRRGRLPDGYAHLRRRVHLGRGPEVLERAGRYVLGWGSQLGTGFAVYPGGPAREGATVLLRLSLPGSRWPRLVIPCRVVWTVAAPDRIGFAYGTLPGHPECGEESFLVSMDADGEVWFEVAAFSRLSAWYARLGRPVALLCQHLAIERYLAAVAGHVAHPTPGS; encoded by the coding sequence ATGGATGGCGATCTTCCACAGCGGCTGCGAGCCGCCCGGGCCGCCGAGCCCACGTACCCGGAGGTCGGGGCCACCCGGCGCGGCCGGCTGCCGGACGGGTACGCGCACCTGCGGCGGCGGGTGCACCTCGGACGGGGGCCGGAGGTGCTGGAGCGGGCCGGGCGGTACGTGCTCGGGTGGGGCAGTCAGCTGGGTACCGGGTTCGCGGTGTACCCGGGCGGGCCCGCCCGGGAGGGGGCCACCGTGCTGCTGCGGCTGAGCCTGCCGGGCAGCCGGTGGCCGCGGCTGGTGATCCCCTGCCGGGTGGTGTGGACGGTGGCGGCGCCGGACCGGATCGGGTTCGCGTACGGGACGCTGCCCGGGCATCCGGAGTGCGGCGAGGAGTCGTTCCTGGTGTCGATGGACGCCGACGGCGAGGTGTGGTTCGAGGTCGCCGCGTTCTCCCGGCTGTCCGCCTGGTACGCCCGGCTGGGCCGGCCGGTCGCGCTGCTCTGCCAGCACCTGGCGATCGAGCGCTACCTCGCCGCCGTGGCCGGACACGTCGCCCACCCCACCCCGGGAAGCTAA
- a CDS encoding YjbQ family protein, with product MADNNHSTSAGSTGSFQSTTLEITTGNREVALDITDRCAAFLNERAAGRDGLLNVFVPHATAGIAVLETGSGSDDDFLATLRELLPADDRWRHRHGSPGHGRDHVVPGLVAPHATLPVLGGQLALGVWQSVVLIDTNGDNPRRTVRLSFLG from the coding sequence ATGGCGGACAACAACCACTCCACGTCGGCCGGGTCGACCGGCTCCTTCCAGAGCACCACCCTGGAGATCACCACCGGCAACCGCGAGGTCGCGCTCGACATCACCGACCGCTGCGCCGCGTTCCTCAACGAGCGGGCCGCCGGACGGGACGGACTGCTCAACGTCTTCGTCCCGCACGCCACCGCCGGGATCGCCGTCCTGGAAACCGGCTCGGGCAGCGACGACGACTTCCTCGCCACGCTGCGCGAGCTGCTCCCGGCCGACGACCGCTGGCGCCACCGGCACGGCAGCCCCGGCCACGGCCGGGACCACGTGGTGCCCGGCCTGGTCGCCCCGCACGCCACCCTGCCGGTGCTCGGCGGTCAACTGGCGCTCGGCGTCTGGCAGTCGGTGGTGCTGATCGACACCAACGGGGACAACCCGCGCCGCACCGTCCGGCTGTCCTTCCTCGGTTAG
- a CDS encoding bifunctional glycosyltransferase/CDP-glycerol:glycerophosphate glycerophosphotransferase translates to MSLLLSIVLPVHGVERYLPRCLDSILGETPAAETRFEVIAVDDLSPDGSGAILDAYAARDSRLRVTHLTENQGLGGARAAALPQVRGEYVWFVDSDDWLPERTVGVILDELAQERRREVPADVLLTDFTHVYPDGGSEPNPWRHVLVGSPLVEGCTLAEHPALFQTVMSVWNKVFRRAFLEGLEVAFGRGYYEDISVTYPALLAAERLRYLDRPCYFYRRGRDGAITATASPKHADVFAQYDAIFAFIDRCDRPDGPGRPVPESLRTLVFDRTVRQALNVYDTPGLVPVSRRKDYFHRVALHFERHRPANYRFPGGVRGVQYRLAARGARIAYAELRRTGRLPRELKRGARAVAPAVKKGVRSGARFTAYNAFRRLPLDEHLAVYAAYWHRGYACSPAAIYEKAKELAPQIRGVWVVENRRQADSMPPGVPYVIVNTPAYLKAMATAKYFVNNVNFPRTMAKRQGTVHVQTQHGTPLKAMGMDLQGRPEAAEGMDFDRLQEAIDRWDFLVSSNPHTSEHFARAFPGRYEMLDTGYPRNDRLANTTPEEVRAMRARFGLRPGTTAVLYAPTHRGGKGGYVPLLDVAELARRLGPRFTLLVRTHYFHTGGPGDLTAGEDAAEIVDVSAHPVVEDLYLAADALVTDYSSMMFDYAVLDRPIVVFAPDWEEYQRERGVYFDLFAEPPGAVTVDVAGLARALRAGDPEPEARERFRAKFCVWDDGGAAERVVRRVFPVGPAR, encoded by the coding sequence GTGTCCCTCCTCCTCAGCATCGTGCTCCCGGTCCACGGCGTGGAGCGGTACCTGCCGCGCTGCCTCGACTCGATCCTCGGCGAGACCCCCGCCGCGGAGACCCGCTTCGAGGTGATCGCGGTCGACGACCTCTCCCCCGACGGCTCCGGCGCGATCCTGGACGCCTACGCCGCCCGCGACTCCCGGCTGCGCGTGACGCACCTCACCGAGAACCAGGGCCTCGGCGGCGCCCGGGCCGCCGCCCTGCCGCAGGTGCGCGGCGAGTACGTCTGGTTCGTGGACAGCGACGACTGGCTGCCCGAGCGGACGGTCGGCGTGATCCTGGACGAGCTGGCGCAGGAGCGCCGCCGCGAGGTGCCCGCCGACGTGCTGCTCACCGACTTCACCCACGTCTACCCGGACGGCGGGAGCGAGCCCAATCCCTGGCGGCACGTGCTGGTCGGCTCCCCGCTGGTCGAGGGCTGCACCCTGGCCGAGCACCCGGCGCTGTTCCAGACCGTGATGTCGGTGTGGAACAAGGTGTTCCGCCGCGCCTTCCTGGAGGGCCTCGAGGTCGCCTTCGGCCGCGGCTACTACGAGGACATCTCGGTCACCTACCCGGCGCTGCTGGCCGCCGAGCGGCTGCGCTACCTCGACCGCCCCTGCTACTTCTACCGGCGCGGCCGGGACGGCGCGATCACCGCCACGGCCTCCCCCAAGCACGCCGACGTGTTCGCCCAGTACGACGCCATCTTCGCCTTCATCGACCGCTGCGACCGCCCGGACGGCCCCGGACGGCCCGTCCCGGAGTCACTGCGCACCCTGGTCTTCGACCGGACCGTCCGCCAGGCGCTGAACGTCTACGACACCCCCGGACTGGTCCCCGTCTCCCGGCGCAAGGACTACTTCCACCGGGTCGCCCTGCACTTCGAGCGCCACCGCCCGGCGAACTACCGCTTCCCCGGCGGGGTGCGCGGCGTGCAGTACCGGCTGGCCGCCCGCGGCGCCCGGATCGCCTACGCCGAGCTGCGCCGCACCGGCCGGCTGCCGCGCGAACTCAAGCGCGGGGCACGGGCGGTGGCGCCCGCGGTGAAGAAGGGCGTGCGCAGCGGCGCCCGGTTCACCGCGTACAACGCCTTCCGCCGGCTCCCGCTGGACGAGCACCTGGCGGTCTACGCCGCGTACTGGCACCGGGGTTACGCGTGCAGTCCGGCGGCGATCTACGAGAAGGCGAAGGAACTCGCCCCGCAGATCCGGGGCGTGTGGGTGGTGGAGAACCGCCGGCAGGCCGACAGCATGCCGCCCGGCGTCCCGTACGTGATCGTCAACACACCCGCCTACCTCAAGGCGATGGCGACCGCGAAGTACTTCGTCAACAACGTCAACTTCCCCCGCACGATGGCGAAGCGCCAGGGCACGGTGCACGTCCAGACCCAGCACGGCACCCCGCTCAAGGCGATGGGCATGGACCTGCAGGGCCGCCCCGAGGCGGCCGAGGGGATGGACTTCGACCGCCTCCAGGAGGCCATCGACCGCTGGGACTTCCTGGTCTCCTCCAACCCGCACACCAGCGAGCACTTCGCCCGGGCCTTCCCCGGCCGGTACGAGATGCTGGACACCGGCTACCCGCGCAACGACCGGCTGGCCAACACCACCCCGGAGGAGGTCCGGGCGATGCGCGCCCGGTTCGGGCTGCGACCCGGCACCACGGCCGTGCTGTACGCGCCCACGCACCGCGGCGGCAAGGGCGGCTACGTGCCGCTGCTGGACGTGGCGGAGCTGGCCCGGCGGCTGGGACCGCGGTTCACGCTGCTGGTGCGCACCCACTACTTCCACACCGGCGGCCCGGGTGACCTGACGGCCGGTGAGGACGCGGCGGAGATCGTGGACGTGTCGGCGCACCCGGTGGTGGAGGACCTCTACCTGGCCGCGGACGCGCTGGTGACGGACTACTCGTCGATGATGTTCGACTACGCGGTGCTGGACCGGCCGATCGTCGTCTTCGCGCCGGACTGGGAGGAGTACCAGCGCGAACGCGGCGTGTACTTCGACCTGTTCGCGGAGCCGCCGGGCGCCGTCACGGTGGACGTGGCCGGGCTGGCTCGGGCGCTGCGCGCGGGCGATCCGGAGCCGGAGGCGCGGGAGCGGTTCCGGGCGAAGTTCTGCGTCTGGGACGACGGCGGGGCGGCGGAACGGGTGGTGCGCCGGGTGTTCCCGGTGGGTCCGGCACGCTGA
- a CDS encoding EF-hand domain-containing protein, giving the protein MESVEAIKEMFDRFDKNGDGKITAAEYALAANEMGDHSVTISMAEALIHAMDTRHQGYLDFEEFLAARQR; this is encoded by the coding sequence ATGGAGAGCGTCGAGGCCATCAAGGAGATGTTCGACCGTTTCGACAAGAACGGCGACGGCAAGATCACCGCTGCCGAGTACGCGCTCGCCGCCAACGAGATGGGCGACCACAGCGTCACCATCTCGATGGCCGAGGCGCTGATCCACGCGATGGACACCCGTCACCAGGGCTACCTGGACTTCGAGGAGTTCCTGGCCGCTCGCCAGCGCTGA